A single region of the Thunnus maccoyii chromosome 10, fThuMac1.1, whole genome shotgun sequence genome encodes:
- the adamtsl4 gene encoding thrombospondin type-1 domain-containing protein 4 has product MRLGLLFRLYVLWGFVVVTTSVTKAAKRKVAGRRSRQVFEAEPVEGVWSVWGEWSECSQTCGVGVSQRSRKCLSPPPPQAPPLSHSPPNWAGYLPGGIGGPVISPIRPYYPPRYPGQHPPYHSPPISANHNQGLPLYRNTPAGGGGAPVPGQTNQSPPFYQPEFSPTNQDRVSVYRAPHHASPHGYNQPGRIMRRPTNPGAVRNGGGGSRRSVSGNREGLPARRSSNIRPGQFGYGRVPFSLPLHRPNRQARHTANSTESAEPTPAPGLDSEVDTENTGKDEDETGSDGDSGEAGRREEEEGPESHAAEELPTTTTTTSSPHRNVERPSHTNTEHGRARERVPPSHSFSRSSSSSVLSNRRAFDWHSVTAPPPPISPLSIPNSPAVTSPFSSPLHRSSGVHRDRELHPGFSPHAPPSGNVYPLQHPHIPHLGVEAGRDGGRGAPQIYRCSGLEKEYRRCFSQVCGGGTLDSRAEQCAAFNTQEFMGRLYNWEPFTEVGADKQCELTCRPAGYRFYVRQAERVRDGTPCFNVSSNDVCVEGQCLTEGCDGVLGSGSVIDKCGVCGGRDTSCRKVAGSFQNVTVPLGYHKILDIPPGATFINITERRASPNYLAMRSGTGASVVNGRWAVDPPGEYQAGGTTFTYTRPRAQAEGEEDRGESLRAPGPTTTQLQLYIIFHQQNPGIDYEFYIPVEKKEGERERLSERDRETPREAPRERQREREAGRAPLRSPLTVSVEDLPPAPPPVSVPSFPSSSSSSSVFSPPSSDRWTPERSRPRGSAPNRNARIPPRTDLPLDTQPPFVWRRGGLTECTATCGKGSQYRVILCIDRHTDDEVPARKCDSAAKPVPEEEPCNTHPCPPFWEASAWSECSVSCGAGVQQRQLQCRQSFGNRSTMVHPQRCANLDPPESTQACQLRLCSHWEVSSDWSTCSVDCGVGRRTRSVRCVSDQGSVVNDKECNSRSRPQGSEECNMGPCVTNWYFTDWSNTCSAQCGPGVQRREVVCLTRGGVREGGGGGDCVGDKPAEMKACNGGPCVPTTMWYGSPWTQCNVPCGNGTQRRDIICVQKMGNDFTVVPASECSHLDKPAAVQECEMGECQPQWFTTEWSACSRSCGKGLQMREVRCLTSDKKHNHECDFDTKPEQEQICNTIPCSPQVSDENCRDRRHNCVMVVQARLCVYSYYKTACCASCTQSAQRTKRH; this is encoded by the exons GTGGCAGGCCGGAGGTCCAGACAGGTGTTTGAGGCGGAGCCTGTGGAAGGGGTGTGGTCTGTTTGGGGGGAGTGGTCAGAATGTTCTCAGACCTGCGGCGTGGGCGTCTCACAGAGAAGCAGGAAGTGTTTatcccctccacctccccaagcccctcctctctcccactctccaCCTAACTGGGCAGGGTATCTGCCCGGAGGCATCGGAGGTCCTGTCATCTCACCCATCCGCCCCTACTACCCTCCTCGTTACCCCGGGCAACACCCACCTTATCACTCCCCACCAATTTCCGCCAATCACAACCAAGGATTGCCTCTGTATCGGAATACCCCCGCCGGAGGAGGAGGGGCTCCTGTACCAGGACAGACCAATCAGTCTCCTCCTTTTTACCAACCAGAATTCTCCCCAACGAATCAGGACCGTGTGTCTGTTTACCGCGCGCCCCACCACGCTTCTCCACATGGCTACAACCAGCCGGGACGGATCATGAGGAGGCCGACCAATCCGGGAGCAGTGAGGAACGGAGGGGGAGGGAGTAGAAGGTCTGTCTCAGGCAATCGGGAGGGTTTGCCTGCAAGGAG GTCTTCCAACATCCGTCCCGGTCAGTTCGGGTATGGCAGGGttcctttctctctgcctctgcacCGGCCCAACCGGCAGGCTCGCCACACTGCTAACAGCACCGAATCTGCGGAGCCCACACCGGCACCTGGACTAGATAGTGAAGTTGACACAGAGAACACAGGGAAAGATGAAGATGAGACGGGGAGTGATGGAGACTCCGGGGaggcagggaggagagaggaagaggagggccCAGAGTCACATGCCGCTGAGGAGTTGcccacaaccacaaccacaaccagCAGCCCGCACCGCAACGTGGAAAGACCATCGCACACCAATACAGAACATGGCAGGGCGAGAGAGCGAGTGCCCccctctcactctttctcacgctcctcctcttcatctgtcCTATCCAACCGCCGCGCGTTTGACTGGCACTCCGTCACCGCGCCACCTCCTCCCATCTCCCCTCTCTCTATCCCCAACTCACCTGCCGTCACTTCACccttttcctcccctctccaCCGCTCCAGTGGCGTGCACAGAGACAGGGAGCTCCACCCAGGCTTCAGCCCTCACGCCCCGCCCTCAGGCAACGTCTACCCACTACAGCATCCCCACATCCCGCACCTGGGGGTGGAGGCGggcagggatggagggagaggagctCCTCAGATCTACAGATGCTCTGGGCTTGAGAAAGAGTACCGCAGGTGCTTCTCGCAG GTGTGCGGAGGAGGTACGTTGGACTCCAGAGCAGAGCAGTGTGCAGCCTTTAACACCCAGGAGTTTATGGGTCGCCTTTATAACTGGGAGCCTTTTACCGAGG TTGGTGCGGATAAGCAGTGCGAGCTGACCTGCAGGCCAGCCGGCTATCGCTTCTATGTTCGTCAGGCCGAGCGTGTAAGAGATGGGACCCCCTGCTTCAACGTCAGCTCCAACGACGTGTGTGTAGAAGGGCAATGTCTG ACGGAGGGTTGTGATGGGGTTCTGGGCTCTGGCTCTGTGATTGACAAGTGTGGAGTGTGTGGCGGGAGGGACACTTCCTGTCGAAAGGTGGCAGGAAGCTTCCAAAATGTCACGGTTCCCCTTGGTTACCACAAGATCCTGGACATCCCACCCGGAGCAACATTCATTAACATCACAGAGAGACGAGCCAGCCCAAACTACCTGG CCATGAGAAGTGGCACAGGGGCTTCTGTGGTGAACGGGCGTTGGGCTGTGGACCCTCCAGGGGAGTACCAGGCAGGGGGGACTACCTTCACCTACACCCGACCTAGAGCacaggcagagggagaggaagacagaggagagtCCCTCAGGGCCCCTGGACCCACCACCACACAGCTACAGCTATAT ATCATTTTCCACCAGCAGAACCCAGGCATCGACTATGAGTTTTACATCCCTgtggagaagaaggagggagagagggagaggctgtcagagagagacagggagacacCCAGAGAGGCAcccagagagaggcagagggagcgAGAGGCAGGCAGGGCACCCCTTCGCA GTCCTCTCACTGTGTCCGTGGAAGaccttcctcctgctcctcccccTGTTTCAGTCCCCTcttttccctcttcctcctcctcctcctctgtgttttctcccccctcctccgACCGTTGGACACCTGAGAGGTCACGTCCACGAGGCTCAGCGCCCAATAGGAATGCTCGGATCCCCCCTCGCACTGACCTGCCACTGGACACTCAGCCACCATTTGTGTGGAGGAGAGGCGGGCTCACAGAGTGTACTGCTACCTGTGGCAAAG gtTCTCAGTATCGAGTGATTCTTTGTATTGACCGCCACACGGATGATGAAGTCCCAGCGAGGAAGTGTGACTCTGCAGCCAAACCTGTTCCTGAGGAGGAACCTTGTAACACACACCCCTGCCCACCATT CTGGGAGGCCAGTGCTTGGTCAGAGTGCAGTGTGTCCTGCGGGGCCGGGGTGCAGCAGAGGCAGCTCCAGTGCAGGCAAAGCTTTGGGAACCGCTCCACCATGGTCCACCCTCAGCGCTGTGCCAACCTCGACCCGCCAGAGTCCACACAGGCATGCCAGCTCCGCCTCTGCTCCCACTGGGAGGTCAGCTCCGACTGGAGCACG tgCTCAGTGGACTGCGGAGTAGGAAGGAGGACAAGGAGTGTGCGTTGCGTCAGCGATCAAGGCAGCGTGGTGAACGACAAAGAGTGCAACTCCAGGTCTCGCCCGCAGGGAAGTGAGGAGTGCAACATGGGGCCCTGTGTTACTAACTGGTACTTCACTGACTGGTCCAACACT TGTTCGGCGCAGTGTGGCCCCGGGGtgcagaggagggaggtggtGTGTCTGACCCGAGGAGGCGTCAGAGAgggcggaggaggaggggacTGTGTTGGGGATAAACCGGCAGAGATGAAGGCCTGCAACGGGGGTCCCTGTGTGCCAACAACCATGTGGTACGGCAGCCCCTGGACACAG TGCAATGTCCCGTGTGGGAATGGAACTCAGCGACGAGACATCATTTGTGTCCAGAAGATGGGGAATGATTTTACTGTCGTACCAGCCAGCGAGTGTTCTCATCTGGACAAGCCCGCTGCGGTCCAAGAGTGTGAGATGGGAGAATGTCAGCCACAGTGGTTCACAACGGAGTGGAGCGCG TGCTCACGTTCTTGTGGAAAAGGCCTACAGATGAGGGAGGTACGGTGTCTAACATCAGACAAAAAGCACAACCACGAATGTGATTTTGATACCAAACCTGAACAGGAACAGATCTGCAACACAATACCCTGCAGTCCACAAGTCTcag ATGAAAACTGCCGGGACAGACGGCATAACTGCGTGATGGTGGTGCAGGCCAGGCTGTGCGTTTACTCCTACTATAAGACCGCCTGCTGTGCCTCATGTACCCAGAGTGCCCAGCGCACCAAGAGGCATTGA